Proteins co-encoded in one Dehalococcoidia bacterium genomic window:
- the dut gene encoding dUTP diphosphatase: MPVEIKVKLLRPGARLPRRATPGASGYDLHACLDAGGFLDLGPDVTLVPTGIAVEAPPGYDLQVRPRSGLGREGVNVVFGTIDSDYRGEVLVSMYTFGSRRDYRVYDGDRIAQLVVVRLAEADLVEVADLTPSQREGRGHGSTGR, encoded by the coding sequence TTGCCGGTCGAGATCAAGGTCAAGCTCCTCCGGCCCGGCGCTAGACTGCCGCGGCGCGCAACTCCCGGCGCCTCCGGCTACGACCTTCACGCCTGCCTCGACGCGGGGGGATTCCTCGACCTTGGCCCGGACGTGACCCTCGTCCCCACCGGCATTGCCGTGGAAGCCCCGCCCGGCTACGACCTGCAGGTGCGGCCGCGCTCCGGTCTCGGGCGGGAGGGCGTGAACGTGGTCTTCGGGACGATAGACTCGGATTACCGCGGTGAAGTGCTGGTCTCCATGTACACCTTCGGTTCGCGCCGGGACTACCGTGTTTACGACGGCGACCGCATCGCACAACTGGTAGTCGTCAGGCTCGCCGAAGCTGACCTGGTGGAAGTCGCGGACCTCACCCCCTCGCAGCGCGAAGGTCGCGGCCACGGCTCCACGGGGCGCTAG